atgaaattaaaagatgcttgctccttggaagaaaagctatgaccaatctaaaaagcatagtaaaaagcagagacgttactttgccaacaaagatccatctagtcaaagctttggtttttcagtagtcagtatggatgtgagagttggaccataaagctgagcaccaaaggattgatgcttttgaactgtggtgttggagaagactcttgagagtcccttggactgtaaggagatccaaccagttcatcctaaaggaaatcagtcctgaatattcattgggaggactgatgttgaagctgaaactcttaatactttggtcacctgttgtgaagaactgactcattggaaaagaccctgatgctgggaaagattgaaggcgggaggagaaggggatgacagaggatgagatggttggatggcaccaccgactcaatggacatgagtttgagtaagctccaggaattggtgatggacagggaggcctgcggtgctgcagtccatggggtcacaaagagtcagacacaactgagcaactgaaccgaacggTTTATTCGActgttgtgtgctcagtcatgtctgactctttgtgaccccatagaccagagcctgccgggcttctctgtccatgggattctccaggcaagaatactagagtggattgccatttccttctccatcttggaCTGTTAGATCTTACCAAATTGCTAATATTGAGAGGAAATTATTTCACTTCCCTTACCAATTATGTGTTCCTTATTTATTTCATTGGGTAAGCTCAGTGATTATCCTGGATTTCAGGAAAATTTTGATCAGTGTGAGTAGAAAATCCAGTTAGATTTAGACcgtattttatctttcttttttttcagtgattGCCTTCATGTTGTGGATCCCATGCCTGTGCGGGGTCCTGACGTAGAAGCATACTGTCTACGCTGTGAATGCAAATATGAAGAAAGAAGTTCTGTTACAATCaaggtaagaaaagaaaaaaaatccatcttttctgcttctgaaaCAGTTTTTGATGGTATctaaacaggaaagaaaatgttGGACATTGGAATTCTATTTAGTTATCTAAACTATTGCTCTTCCATCCTCTTCTCCAGTACCCTCTTACCTACTTCTTCCTTATCCCCAGCCCCCACTTTGAAAGGAGTAATAAGCCTACTCTCTACCTGTCTCATTGAGATGCTTTGTAGATTAATTAAGACACCTTAGATGGTTGTGATAATGTGAAATGGCACAAAGAAGCCCTGTGTGTAATTAGCATTTCCCAAAAAGACATTCCAGCTTCTCCTTGGTCCACGAATGCCAAAGATTAGTGAGAAAGCAGCATAATTAGACCTTCTTCCTGCCCTCTCAACTCTTAGAAAAAGTTACATATTTTAATGACTACACTATCCTAGAAACATCATGGCtggattttaagattttctttctcaatCTCTTATAGGAAATGGAATGTAGATCACTTTTACCTCAATTTGGACCTCTAATGAGTTCAATTACTCTATTATGGTAGCTAGTAGTTCTTTTCCCCAGTTTTAATATGGGGTCCCCATTTCTGTTCCACAAAAAAGGCTTCAGGGGAGTCTGAAGTGGCCAGCTGTGCCAGTTGCAGAATTCCTGTTGTGGTTGACCATGCCATATGGATGCCAGTAGACCATCCAGCTTCTACTCCAGCAGGATGCCTCCCTGTAGAGAAATCATcataaactttattattttttaacaaaattttaatgtataatttGCATCCTCAAATGTCACTCATATTAAGTGtacagttttataaattttagcaaattgaaatccattttttaaaatccagttttagaacattcCCATTACTCCCAAAAGATCCCTGATGCCCATTTATCATTGATCCCATGCCTACCTCCAGCCCTGaaattgaagtgaaagtgttagtccctcagttgtgtctgactctgcgtctctgtggactgtagcccgccaggctcctcagtccacgtgattctctaggcaggaatactggagcgggttcccttctccaggagatcttcccgacctaaggattcaacctgggtctcttgcattgccggttgattctttaccatctgagccaccagagaagcccaccctCAGCCCTGGATAATTACTGTTCTGCTTTGTATGTCTAgatctggacatttcatataaatagaatcagaaAATGTGTGCTTTTCTACGACTGGTTTCTTTCAcacagcataatgtttttgaggtttattCATGctatagcatgtatcagtacttaatTACTTCTTATTACTGAATAGCATTCTGCTacatgaatataccacattttctttttctttttccattcatcagttgatggacatttagattatttccaggtttttattcttaggaataatgctgttatgaatatcAGTGTATATGCTTTGGATATATGTTTTCCTTTCCCTCAGGTAGATTCCTAAAAGAGGTaagtttatatttaactttttaagagtCTGCCAGACTGTATTCTAAaatagctgtaccattttacattcttaacCAGCGATGTATGAGGGTTCAGTTTCTGTACATCCTCACTAACATTTGGTATTGTCTGTCTTTAACTGTAGCCGTTCTAGTGGGAGGTGTCACACTCTGCTGCTTGACACCCCACAAATTAAGATCGCAAGAAAATCTTGTGCCTAAAATGTACTTTTGTATGTCTGAATTGATCTAAAACAGTATGCTGGTATGCTGTTGAAATTCATCTAAGTTGCATTTTCTGTTAGGATTCCTAATGCAACGGTCTGTACTGCAGTGCTGTTGGATCTAGGACACTGTATTCAGGTGAAAAAGGAAAACTGCTTTGCTGGCGGTGGTAGCAGTGATTAGTAGTAGGTGGAGAGGcctcaaagacaaaaaaatgcttttttcctctttttctataaAGAATACTTTGGTGAAGAGTTGAGTTTGTTTCTTATGTTGGAATCTGGTTTGTATAGAAATCCTGTGTGCTTAACAGATGGGTCAGTCTTGACTATGGCTTTAGTATTATTATACAAAATTCTGATTTCTTGGCTTGAATAGAGATGCAACTTATTTTGAATTTCCTTTAGGTTACCATTATAATTTATCTCTCCATTTTGGGCCTTCTACTTCTGTACATGGTATATCTTACTCTGGTTGAGCCCATACTGAAGAGACGCCTGTTTGGACACTCACAGTTGATACAGAGCGATGATGATGTTGGGGTAAGTTCTTAGCGTGCCCTCACTGTTAAGTCTCTGTCATCTGTTAAGTCTCATGCCAGGCTCTGTCATCACCTGATGTAAAGTGCAGGTGAAGAGTAGTTCCGTATAAACATCCATGTGCTGGAGCACATCCTCAACCAGAGAAACCAAAGGTGGGTCTAATATGAATGTGTCTCTACGAGGAAATTGTTCTGTAAAGCCGTAAATATGGTGGCTTGGACGGATGATCCTTGGTGAGTGCGCTGTACAaggctttgttttctgtatcagGGGCACAGTTTTCATCACCTTTTCCTGTTTATGTTGAGGAAAGCATCTGAGATAGTTTTCTCCCCAGGCTCCAACCTAAACTACCACCTTTCCTGTCAACATCACCAAATATTTTGAAAGGCAAAGAAGCTTTAGTTTAGGGAAGCATGAAAACCATGATGTTCTTTACTTAATGAAGAGCAGCTTGATAACTTGCTGATGTTTTGTATTTCCTATTTTACTCCTTCTTTAAATAATCTGTGGTCTTGAActctagagaaaaataaaaccatcacTCCTGATTCTCTTCCTATCTTTAAAGCACATTCAGAtttgtatatataattaatattatatcACTCAAAACTACTGAGAAATTGACATAGTCCATAATTTGTTATTTAGTATGTCTTTATCATTATTTGGGTTTCCAAATTTTCCACTATTCcatcattatatttatatatataatattttttagaaaattatgtTGTATTTTGGATTACTTTATTAAACTATGTTTCTTAAAGTGGATAAAATTTAGTAGAGTTTCAGGAATCAATTTCAAAAGCCAAAGCCAGAGTGAACCCTTGCCAACCACAGTCAAAGTCCTTTTACTCTGAAACAGCTTGTGGGCCCATTGGTAAAAGATGAGAAAGGATATCCCAACTGAATGGCTCAAGTTATAACTACAAACAGAGCCTGCTTGTTTCATGAATATCAATCATGAATACTCAATTTATTtgagcaagatttcatttttgttttgtgaagAGCTTTCATAGAAACACCTCTGTTTGCCTCTTTTCCCCCTTGCATCCTTTATTAATTCAACCAATACATAATGAGTAACTTTTCCGTATCAGGAAGCATTAGAGTCTCAAATACTGTtctcatataattttcatttcacatatgatgttTCCCATTGACGTTTTGGGTCAGATGAATGTTGTATTCACTGTATGATATCTAATGGCATCGctgacctctacccactagaaACAAGTATCACCCCTTATCCCAATCCTGACAATCAAAAATGTTCACAGACAGTGCCAGATGTTCCTGGGGGTCAAAATCACCCTCAGTTGAGAACTAACATATAAAAATGTTATGTCCAAGACCACACAAACCACTTCATTATAGGTGCATAGATAAAAGCTCTGACTTATATACATTGCTTATAGCATTAAATATCAGGTTCCTGATTTTAGGAATAGACAatattagggcttccttggtggcttagatggtaaagagtctgtctgcaatgcaggagacctaggtttgatccctgggtcgggaagatcccctggagaagggaatggcaacccactccagtattcttgcctggagaattccatggacagaggagcctggcaaggtatatagttcatggagttgcaaagagctggacatgactgagtgactaacactgtcactGTCAATATTAATTTAATACACAGAACATAAAATAAATGGACACACAAATGTGTAGATGAAAACATGTAGGAAAGGCATTTGATTGATGGGGCCTTGTGCTTAGTAACCATTTTGTTCACCGGGGATTGATCCTACGTACGTGTCAACCATATAAGAACATTGTCTTTAGAGGCCTGGCTGACTTTTGGATATCTGTTAAATTGATTCTGCATAGAGAGAGGTTTTCTAAACAGAGCAATGAATGTATGATAACAACTCTGTACAATAAGAAGTTGAATTTAAATTCCTACAATTGTTGCTAATCCAAGATGAGAGTTCTTCACTCTTGCTGTGCCTTTAAACATGCTTTTGTTAAATCCTCAgttaaattctgttttatttttttccatgtttgTTGGGTGTAGAGCACTTTGAATCAGAGAGCACAAATAGTTAAGACGTTCACTGCAAGTCGTCACAATATTTACTGTATCATATATCCATGACACACCATTACTGTTATCAAAGCATTACGTTAAAACATGTTTTGAATTTATTGTAATTTTATCCGGTGTAAAAAGAGCAAATATATATAAAGGGTAAACCTCTGTGTGTGTTCTCCCGGCATACATGAGCACGAGCAGCTAGTTCAATCTTGTTCTGATGGAGAATAGACCAAAAGGATTAACTGGTTTGTTTAGTCCTTTAATTTGTTTCTTAAGAAGATGTTTCTCCCCTTACCTTGAAGAGTAGATAAAAAGACTATGAAATTGAGAAGTACTCTGCTGGTAAAGCACATCCCTCTTCCCAGTCCTGTTTATGCCAAAACAAACCAACAGTAACGGtaataatgttttatatacaAGTTCATTAAAGCACTGTGTTCGTATAGTATAGTGCCATTTTAATCTCCCTGAACAAACTCTGTATGTTGACAAGATATGACACCAGGTCAAGGTTAAGGGAGCTACGACTTGTGTTTGTGCT
Above is a genomic segment from Bos javanicus breed banteng chromosome 15, ARS-OSU_banteng_1.0, whole genome shotgun sequence containing:
- the TMEM9B gene encoding transmembrane protein 9B isoform X2, producing MPVRGPDVEAYCLRCECKYEERSSVTIKVTIIIYLSILGLLLLYMVYLTLVEPILKRRLFGHSQLIQSDDDVGDHQPFANAHDVLARSRSRANVLNKVEYAQQRWKLQVQEQRKSVFDRHVVLS